A genome region from Proteus vulgaris includes the following:
- a CDS encoding glycine C-acetyltransferase, with protein MSTHSFYQQINQQLEQTRQDGLFKNERIITSSQSADIAVADGSHVINFCANNYLGLANHPKLIEAAKAGMDSHGFGMASVRFICGTQDSHKTLENKIAEFLGMEDAILYSSCFDANGGLFETLMGPEDAIISDALNHASIIDGVRLCKAKRYRYANNDMAELRTQLEKAKADNARHIMIATDGVFSMDGVIADLKSICDLADEFGALVMVDDSHAVGFVGAQGRGTHEYCDVMGRVDIITGTLGKALGGASGGYTAARKEVVEWLRQRSRPYLFSNSLAPAIVSASIAVLDMLKSGDEIRARLWRNASLFREKMSAAGFTLAGADHAIIPVMLGEAKLAQEFAARLLDEGIYVTGFFYPVVPQGQARIRTQMSAAHTTEQIERAVAAFIKIGKELNVIA; from the coding sequence ATGTCCACCCACTCTTTCTATCAACAAATTAATCAACAACTCGAACAAACTCGTCAAGATGGCCTCTTTAAAAATGAGCGCATTATCACTTCTTCACAAAGTGCGGATATCGCGGTTGCTGATGGAAGCCATGTGATTAACTTCTGTGCTAATAACTATCTCGGTTTAGCCAATCATCCCAAACTGATTGAAGCGGCAAAAGCAGGAATGGATAGCCACGGTTTTGGTATGGCGTCGGTTCGTTTTATTTGTGGTACTCAAGATTCACATAAAACATTAGAAAATAAAATTGCAGAATTTTTAGGTATGGAAGATGCCATTTTGTATTCATCTTGCTTTGATGCGAATGGTGGATTATTTGAAACATTAATGGGACCTGAAGATGCGATTATTTCTGATGCCTTAAACCATGCTTCTATTATTGATGGTGTGCGTTTATGTAAAGCAAAACGTTATCGCTACGCGAATAACGATATGGCAGAACTGCGCACGCAACTTGAAAAAGCGAAAGCTGATAATGCTCGCCACATTATGATCGCCACTGACGGTGTATTTTCAATGGATGGTGTGATTGCCGACCTAAAATCTATCTGTGATTTAGCGGATGAATTTGGTGCTTTAGTGATGGTCGATGATTCGCATGCTGTGGGGTTTGTTGGTGCTCAAGGCCGGGGAACTCATGAGTATTGTGATGTGATGGGTAGAGTTGACATTATCACGGGCACTTTAGGTAAAGCATTAGGTGGTGCATCAGGTGGTTATACCGCAGCACGTAAAGAAGTGGTTGAATGGTTACGTCAACGTTCTCGTCCTTATTTATTCTCTAACTCGTTAGCACCTGCGATTGTCTCGGCCTCTATTGCGGTCTTAGATATGCTCAAATCAGGTGATGAGATCCGTGCTCGTTTATGGCGCAATGCTTCACTTTTCCGTGAAAAAATGAGTGCGGCGGGTTTTACATTGGCGGGCGCAGATCATGCCATTATTCCAGTCATGTTAGGAGAGGCTAAATTAGCCCAAGAGTTTGCAGCACGCTTACTTGATGAAGGGATTTATGTGACAGGATTTTTCTATCCTGTTGTACCGCAAGGACAAGCACGTATTCGTACCCAAATGTCGGCAGCACACACGACTGAGCAAATTGAGCGTGCAGTGGCGGCATTTATCAAAATTGGCAAAGAACTTAATGTGATTGCATAA
- the tdh gene encoding L-threonine 3-dehydrogenase — translation MKALSKLKAQEGIWMTDVPVPELGHNDVMIKIRKTAICGTDVHIYNWDEWSQKTIPVPMVVGHEYIGEIVAIGQEVKGFNIGDRVSGEGHITCGHCRNCRGGRTHLCRNTIGVGVNRPGCFAEYLVIPAFNAFKIPDNISDELAAIFDPFGNAVHTALSFDLVGEDVLVSGAGPIGIMAAAICKHVGARHVVITDVNEYRLDLARKMGVTRAVNVSKENLIDVMKELGMTEGFDVGLEMSGAPPAFRTMLNTMNHGGRIALLGIPPSDMAIDWGQVIFKGLFIKGIYGREMFETWYKMAALIQSGLDLSPIITHQFPIDEFQKGFDIMRSGQSGKVILDWQ, via the coding sequence ATGAAAGCACTGTCAAAATTAAAAGCACAAGAAGGTATCTGGATGACTGATGTTCCAGTACCTGAGCTTGGTCATAACGATGTGATGATCAAAATTCGCAAAACAGCAATTTGTGGCACTGATGTTCATATTTATAACTGGGATGAGTGGTCACAAAAAACGATCCCTGTTCCTATGGTTGTCGGTCATGAATATATCGGTGAAATTGTTGCAATAGGGCAGGAAGTGAAAGGCTTTAATATTGGTGATCGTGTCTCGGGTGAAGGGCATATCACTTGCGGTCATTGTCGCAATTGCCGTGGTGGTCGTACACATTTATGTCGTAATACCATTGGTGTGGGTGTAAATCGCCCAGGCTGTTTTGCTGAATATCTGGTTATCCCTGCCTTTAATGCATTTAAAATCCCAGATAATATTTCTGATGAATTAGCCGCTATTTTTGATCCCTTTGGTAATGCTGTTCATACCGCATTATCTTTTGATTTAGTGGGTGAAGATGTGCTGGTTTCTGGCGCGGGTCCTATTGGGATCATGGCGGCTGCAATTTGTAAGCATGTTGGCGCTCGTCATGTGGTGATCACCGATGTTAATGAATATCGGCTTGATCTTGCAAGAAAAATGGGTGTTACCCGAGCCGTAAATGTCAGCAAAGAAAACTTAATCGATGTGATGAAAGAATTGGGTATGACAGAAGGCTTTGATGTTGGTCTAGAAATGTCAGGTGCGCCACCTGCGTTTCGTACCATGCTTAATACCATGAACCATGGTGGTCGTATTGCGCTGTTGGGTATTCCTCCTTCGGATATGGCTATTGATTGGGGACAAGTTATCTTTAAAGGACTGTTTATTAAAGGTATCTACGGTCGTGAGATGTTCGAAACATGGTACAAAATGGCGGCACTTATCCAATCGGGCCTTGATCTCTCGCCGATTATTACGCATCAATTTCCTATTGATGAATTCCAAAAAGGCTTTGATATCATGCGCTCAGGTCAATCAGGTAAAGTCATTTTAGATTGGCAGTAA
- a CDS encoding divergent polysaccharide deacetylase family protein, which yields MKLLGTLQRKHSFLLSLMLLSLVVSTPAFAAKLAIVIDDFGYRKKEDNQVLQLPTAVSIAILPDSPHGKEMATKAHTQGREILIHMPMAPISKQPLERDTLKPSMDQAEINRIIQHAISNVPYAVGMNNHMGSAMTSDRQAMDRVIKALNHSNLYFLDSVTIGNTQAAIAAKAAGVPSLRRHVFLDNVQTEAETRQQLNRAIALARKNGSAIAIGHPHPSTVSALQQQLPLLPADIQLVAPSTLLKPQTEKPIQPEPPKVIPPTEQPKAPKPASWLKPAQEAIISMKKSTLINTLSRGFSASEKKKIPNTPTPNEEIGEVEK from the coding sequence TTGAAATTACTTGGCACATTACAACGCAAGCACTCTTTTTTACTTAGTCTAATGTTGCTAAGTCTGGTTGTGAGTACGCCTGCGTTTGCAGCAAAATTAGCCATTGTAATTGATGATTTTGGTTATCGGAAAAAAGAAGATAACCAAGTTTTACAACTTCCTACAGCAGTATCTATCGCCATTTTGCCTGATTCTCCTCATGGTAAAGAAATGGCGACTAAAGCACATACACAAGGGCGTGAAATTTTGATCCATATGCCAATGGCTCCCATTAGCAAACAACCACTAGAGCGTGATACCCTCAAACCTTCCATGGATCAGGCTGAAATTAATCGAATTATTCAGCATGCTATCAGTAATGTTCCTTACGCTGTCGGTATGAATAACCATATGGGCAGTGCGATGACATCCGATAGGCAAGCAATGGATAGAGTCATTAAAGCGCTGAATCACTCAAATCTCTATTTTTTAGATAGCGTAACCATTGGTAATACACAAGCAGCCATTGCAGCAAAAGCGGCGGGTGTTCCCTCTTTACGTCGCCATGTTTTTCTCGATAACGTACAAACAGAAGCCGAAACCAGACAACAGCTTAATCGCGCGATAGCTTTAGCGCGAAAAAACGGCTCCGCTATTGCTATCGGACATCCTCATCCTTCAACGGTTAGCGCATTACAACAACAGTTACCTTTATTACCCGCTGATATTCAACTGGTTGCACCGAGTACACTATTAAAGCCACAAACAGAAAAACCGATACAACCAGAACCACCTAAAGTTATCCCACCCACAGAACAACCCAAAGCGCCAAAACCTGCGTCTTGGTTAAAACCCGCGCAAGAAGCAATTATCTCGATGAAAAAAAGTACACTAATTAATACATTATCACGTGGATTTAGCGCATCAGAAAAAAAGAAAATACCGAATACACCTACTCCGAACGAAGAAATCGGTGAAGTTGAAAAATAA
- the envC gene encoding murein hydrolase activator EnvC, whose product MAEKMDLQKKTHPSYRVFSLPLITLLISTALFSASPVFANTLTDNRNQLKDLQTTIAEKEKQVQEQQKQRTALLNQLKTQETQISNASRSVHETQNRLQTLGKEIKTITANIARLQKQYQSQQELLARQMDAAYRQGKHQGIELLFRGEEGQREERILAYYSYINDARKETMTELAQTSKELEAEKAAQQAKQNEQKQVLTKQQQEKQKLDNALAARQKTLTQLESTLKADQKNLATMRANEAQLRNKIAQAEREAKARAEREAREAARIAAKQREAQQRGSTYKPTAEEQSLMSRTGGLGKPAGQAIWPIRGTLLHRFGESISGSGELRWKGIVIPAAQGTEVKAIADGRVLLADWLQGYGLVVVVEHGKGDMSLYGYNQSALVNVGQQVKAGQPIALVGNSGGQERSALYFEIRRQGKAVNPVPWLGR is encoded by the coding sequence ATGGCAGAGAAAATGGATCTTCAAAAAAAAACACATCCGTCTTATCGTGTATTTTCTTTACCGTTAATCACGTTGCTTATTAGCACCGCTCTCTTTTCTGCGTCCCCTGTTTTTGCTAACACATTAACGGATAACCGCAATCAGCTAAAAGATCTACAAACCACGATCGCAGAAAAAGAGAAACAGGTTCAAGAACAACAAAAACAACGTACAGCCCTTCTTAATCAGTTAAAAACGCAAGAAACTCAAATTTCAAATGCGAGTCGCTCTGTGCATGAAACCCAAAACCGCTTACAAACATTGGGTAAAGAGATAAAAACCATTACCGCAAATATTGCACGCTTACAAAAACAGTATCAGTCTCAACAAGAATTATTAGCTCGCCAAATGGATGCAGCTTATCGCCAAGGTAAACATCAAGGCATAGAGCTTTTATTTCGTGGTGAAGAAGGTCAGCGTGAAGAGCGTATCTTAGCCTATTACAGCTATATTAATGATGCTCGCAAAGAAACAATGACAGAGCTGGCGCAAACCTCAAAAGAACTTGAAGCCGAAAAAGCAGCGCAACAAGCAAAACAGAACGAACAAAAGCAAGTCTTAACCAAACAACAGCAAGAAAAACAAAAGCTGGATAATGCATTAGCCGCTAGACAAAAAACACTGACTCAACTTGAATCAACCTTAAAAGCAGATCAGAAAAACTTAGCGACAATGCGAGCTAACGAAGCGCAATTAAGAAATAAAATTGCTCAAGCAGAGCGTGAAGCCAAAGCTCGTGCAGAACGTGAAGCCCGAGAGGCGGCACGTATTGCAGCTAAACAGCGGGAAGCCCAACAGCGCGGTTCAACCTATAAACCCACCGCCGAAGAGCAGTCATTGATGTCACGTACAGGTGGTTTAGGTAAACCTGCGGGACAAGCGATTTGGCCAATCAGAGGTACTTTATTACACCGTTTTGGTGAATCTATTTCTGGCTCTGGTGAATTACGTTGGAAAGGTATTGTAATACCTGCGGCACAAGGTACGGAAGTAAAAGCTATTGCTGATGGGCGAGTGTTATTAGCCGATTGGCTTCAAGGTTATGGTTTAGTGGTTGTGGTTGAACATGGTAAAGGTGATATGAGCCTTTATGGTTATAACCAAAGTGCTTTAGTGAATGTGGGTCAACAAGTTAAAGCAGGCCAACCTATTGCTTTAGTCGGTAACAGTGGTGGACAAGAGCGTTCAGCACTCTATTTTGAAATCAGACGTCAAGGAAAAGCAGTGAACCCTGTTCCTTGGCTTGGGAGGTAG
- the rimO gene encoding 30S ribosomal protein S12 methylthiotransferase RimO, with product MSQTNQVPKIGFVSLGCPKNLVDSERILTELRTEGYQVVPTYNDADLVIVNTCGFIDSAVQESLEAIGEALDENGKVIVTGCLGAKENQIREVHPKVLEITRPHSYEQVLSHIHHYVPKPDHNPFLSLVPEQGVKLTPRHYAYLKISEGCNHRCTFCIIPSMRGDLDSRPIGEVLGEAKRLVNAGVKELLVISQDTSAYGVDTKHQTGFWDGMPVKTSMVSLCEQLAKLGIWVRLHYVYPYPHVDDVIPLMAEGKILPYLDIPLQHASPKILKLMKRPGSVERTLERVKRWREICPELTLRSTFIVGFPGETEEDFQMLLDFLTEARLDRVGCFKYSPVDGAKANELADQVPEDVKEERYHRFMQLQQQISTERLQEKIGKVLLVMIDEVDEEGAIGRSMADAPEIDGAVYLNEQFDVEPGQIVRVLIEHADEYDLWGTIVE from the coding sequence ATGTCGCAAACAAATCAAGTGCCTAAAATTGGATTCGTTTCATTAGGTTGTCCTAAAAATTTAGTGGACTCTGAACGTATCCTAACCGAACTGCGTACAGAAGGTTATCAAGTTGTTCCTACCTATAATGATGCTGATTTAGTCATCGTTAATACCTGTGGATTTATTGACAGCGCAGTACAAGAATCGCTAGAAGCGATTGGTGAAGCACTCGATGAAAACGGTAAAGTCATTGTCACTGGCTGTTTAGGTGCAAAAGAAAACCAAATTCGTGAAGTGCACCCTAAAGTACTCGAAATCACAAGGCCTCATAGTTATGAGCAAGTGTTATCTCATATTCACCACTATGTGCCAAAACCTGATCACAATCCTTTTCTCAGCCTGGTTCCTGAGCAGGGTGTAAAATTAACGCCTCGCCATTACGCATATTTAAAAATCTCTGAAGGCTGTAATCACCGTTGTACATTCTGCATCATCCCATCAATGCGCGGTGATCTAGATAGTCGTCCAATCGGTGAAGTATTAGGTGAAGCCAAGAGATTAGTTAATGCAGGTGTAAAAGAGTTACTGGTTATCTCTCAAGATACTTCGGCTTACGGTGTTGATACTAAACATCAAACCGGCTTTTGGGATGGAATGCCAGTCAAAACGAGTATGGTCAGTTTATGTGAACAACTGGCAAAATTAGGGATTTGGGTTCGCTTACATTATGTTTACCCTTATCCACATGTTGATGATGTCATTCCTTTAATGGCAGAAGGTAAAATTTTGCCTTATTTGGATATTCCGCTTCAGCATGCTAGCCCTAAAATTTTAAAACTGATGAAACGTCCAGGCTCTGTTGAACGTACTTTAGAGCGCGTAAAACGCTGGCGAGAAATTTGCCCCGAATTAACTTTACGTTCTACCTTTATTGTTGGTTTTCCGGGCGAAACAGAAGAAGACTTCCAAATGTTATTGGATTTCCTCACGGAAGCACGTTTAGATCGCGTAGGCTGCTTTAAATACAGCCCTGTTGACGGGGCGAAAGCAAATGAACTGGCGGATCAAGTACCTGAAGACGTGAAAGAAGAGCGTTATCACCGCTTTATGCAATTACAGCAACAAATTTCGACGGAACGCCTGCAAGAGAAAATCGGCAAAGTGTTGCTTGTTATGATTGATGAAGTGGATGAAGAGGGGGCGATTGGCCGTAGTATGGCTGATGCACCTGAAATTGATGGTGCGGTTTACCTCAATGAGCAATTTGATGTAGAACCGGGACAAATCGTCCGCGTTCTTATTGAACATGCAGACGAATATGACCTTTGGGGTACTATCGTCGAATAA
- a CDS encoding rhodanese-like domain-containing protein produces MLQEVMQFFNRHTLLSFIWIALLVAVIVLTFKGLFSKTKNISRTEAISLINKENAVCVDIRSRDEFRKGHIIDSINLTPSEIKNNNIAELEKYKSQPVIVVSPSGIEGAKPAESLIKLGFEKVFILKDGLSGWSGENLPLAKGKK; encoded by the coding sequence ATGCTGCAAGAAGTAATGCAATTTTTCAACCGGCACACCCTGTTAAGCTTTATCTGGATCGCGTTGCTGGTGGCGGTCATTGTATTGACCTTTAAAGGACTTTTTTCTAAGACGAAAAATATTTCCCGTACAGAAGCGATTTCTTTGATAAATAAAGAGAATGCGGTGTGTGTTGATATCCGTAGCCGTGATGAATTCCGTAAAGGACACATCATTGATTCTATCAATTTAACGCCTTCTGAAATCAAAAATAATAATATTGCTGAGCTGGAGAAATATAAATCACAGCCAGTTATTGTTGTATCACCATCAGGTATTGAAGGTGCAAAACCTGCAGAAAGCCTAATTAAACTCGGTTTTGAAAAAGTCTTTATTTTAAAAGATGGTCTTTCAGGCTGGAGTGGTGAGAATTTACCACTGGCTAAAGGTAAAAAGTAA
- the secB gene encoding protein-export chaperone SecB produces the protein MSEQQNQEMTFQIQRIYTKDISFEAPNAPQVFQKEWQPEVKLDLDTSSNTLAENVYEVILRVTVTATMDNETAFLCEVQQAGIFTVEGIEGTQLAHCLGAYCPNVLFPYARECITNLVSRGTFPQLNLAPVNFDALFMNYLQQQQTDAANEGAEEA, from the coding sequence ATGTCAGAACAGCAAAACCAAGAGATGACTTTTCAAATTCAACGTATCTATACAAAAGATATCTCTTTTGAAGCGCCTAATGCCCCACAAGTTTTCCAAAAAGAGTGGCAACCTGAAGTTAAATTAGATCTGGATACTTCTTCTAATACTTTAGCTGAAAACGTGTATGAAGTTATTCTGCGCGTTACGGTAACTGCAACCATGGATAACGAAACGGCATTCCTGTGTGAAGTGCAACAAGCCGGTATCTTTACCGTTGAAGGTATTGAAGGCACTCAATTAGCACATTGCTTAGGTGCATATTGCCCTAACGTTCTGTTCCCTTATGCTCGTGAATGTATCACTAACTTAGTCAGCCGTGGTACTTTCCCACAACTGAACCTAGCACCCGTTAACTTTGACGCGTTGTTTATGAACTATTTACAACAGCAACAAACTGATGCGGCTAATGAAGGGGCTGAAGAAGCTTAA
- the gpsA gene encoding NAD(P)H-dependent glycerol-3-phosphate dehydrogenase gives MNASMTVIGAGSYGTALAITLARNGHDVVLWGHDPQHVAALEQARCNQAFLPDVSFPDSLYMEASLQKAIEASRNILVVIPSHVFGDVLQQIKPFLRQDARVVWATKGLEAHTGRLLQDVAREVLGNEIPLAVLSGPTFAKELAAGLPTAISVASTDNTFSEELQQLFHCGKSFRVYKNPDFIGVQLGGAVKNVIAIGAGMSDGMGFGANARTALITRGLAEMSRLGKALGADAATFMGMAGLGDLVLTCTDNQSRNRRFGMMLGQGLDVDTAQEKIGQVVEGYRNTKEVRALAEQVGVEMPITEQIYQILYQHKDAKEAALSLLGRATKDEIDSNLF, from the coding sequence ATGAACGCTTCTATGACAGTTATCGGTGCCGGTTCATACGGCACCGCTTTAGCGATTACTTTAGCGCGCAATGGTCATGATGTTGTGCTTTGGGGGCATGATCCTCAGCATGTTGCAGCATTAGAACAAGCACGCTGTAATCAGGCATTTCTGCCCGATGTTTCCTTTCCTGATAGTTTATACATGGAAGCTTCTTTGCAAAAAGCGATAGAAGCCAGCCGTAATATTCTGGTTGTGATCCCAAGCCATGTTTTTGGTGATGTATTACAACAGATCAAACCCTTTTTACGTCAGGATGCACGTGTTGTTTGGGCGACAAAAGGACTTGAGGCTCATACTGGTCGCTTGTTGCAAGATGTAGCGCGTGAAGTATTAGGTAATGAAATCCCGCTCGCAGTGTTATCAGGTCCTACTTTTGCTAAAGAGCTTGCAGCCGGTCTACCTACTGCGATTTCTGTGGCATCAACGGATAATACGTTCTCTGAAGAGCTTCAACAGCTTTTCCATTGTGGAAAAAGTTTCCGAGTTTATAAAAATCCTGATTTTATCGGTGTGCAATTAGGTGGCGCGGTAAAAAACGTGATTGCTATTGGTGCGGGTATGTCTGATGGTATGGGCTTTGGTGCCAATGCGCGTACAGCGCTGATCACCCGTGGTCTTGCTGAAATGAGCCGTTTAGGTAAAGCATTAGGTGCAGATGCTGCAACCTTTATGGGAATGGCGGGTTTGGGGGATTTAGTTTTAACCTGTACCGATAACCAATCTCGTAATCGTCGATTTGGTATGATGCTAGGTCAAGGTTTGGATGTTGATACGGCGCAAGAGAAAATCGGGCAGGTCGTTGAAGGTTATCGTAACACTAAAGAAGTGCGTGCATTAGCTGAACAGGTGGGTGTTGAAATGCCTATCACCGAACAGATCTACCAGATTTTATATCAGCATAAAGATGCCAAAGAAGCGGCATTATCTTTATTAGGTCGTGCAACGAAAGATGAGATAGACAGCAATCTGTTCTAA
- the cysE gene encoding serine O-acetyltransferase, with protein sequence MSLEELKRVWDHIKNEARCLADCEPILASFFHATLLKHENLGSALSYMLANKLATQTMPAIAVREIVEEAYRSDHSMIESAAYDISAVRLRDPAVDKYSTPLLYLKGFHALQAYRIAHWLWGQDRKALAVYLQNQISVTFGVDIHPAARIGHGIMLDHATGIVIGETAIVENDVSILQSVTLGGTGKTCGDRHPKVREGVMIGAGAKILGNIEIGRGAKIGAGSVVLHEVPAHTTVAGVPARIVGKPTSDKPSLDMDQHFNGVVPGFECGDGI encoded by the coding sequence ATGTCGCTAGAAGAACTAAAAAGAGTCTGGGATCATATTAAAAATGAAGCAAGATGTTTGGCAGATTGCGAGCCAATTTTGGCGAGTTTCTTCCATGCGACATTACTCAAGCATGAAAACTTAGGCAGCGCCTTAAGTTATATGTTGGCGAATAAGCTAGCAACTCAAACTATGCCTGCAATTGCTGTGCGTGAGATTGTTGAAGAAGCCTATCGCAGTGATCATTCTATGATTGAATCGGCGGCTTATGATATTTCAGCTGTCCGTTTACGCGACCCCGCGGTTGATAAATACTCCACACCCCTGCTTTATCTAAAAGGTTTCCATGCCTTACAAGCTTATCGCATAGCGCATTGGTTATGGGGGCAAGATCGTAAAGCACTTGCTGTTTATCTGCAAAACCAGATTTCTGTGACTTTTGGGGTTGATATTCATCCAGCGGCACGCATTGGTCACGGTATTATGCTCGATCACGCAACAGGTATTGTGATTGGTGAAACGGCTATCGTAGAGAACGATGTTTCTATTTTACAATCTGTCACCTTAGGGGGAACCGGTAAAACGTGCGGTGATCGCCATCCTAAAGTGCGCGAAGGTGTAATGATTGGTGCAGGCGCTAAAATACTCGGTAATATTGAGATTGGTCGCGGTGCCAAAATTGGCGCGGGATCCGTGGTATTACATGAAGTACCGGCACATACTACGGTTGCGGGAGTACCGGCTCGCATTGTCGGTAAGCCGACCAGTGACAAGCCTTCACTCGATATGGATCAACACTTTAATGGTGTAGTACCGGGTTTTGAGTGTGGTGATGGCATTTAA
- a CDS encoding serine acetyltransferase: MALTKVTLSELKVCLHAEYIGDNKPFSWIRLFHRVFFCQRSRYLFWWRVAQFFYFSKNRFLKKLGIRIGAKNNRKYCNDISLRTRIGKGLSLPHPIGIVLTNYCQLGENVTLMQGVTIGVKEKDGKADIRVGNHVYIGCNSSIIGGEIEIGDNAVIGAHALVLKDVGEGCRYITKVVAEIRQPSEQ; encoded by the coding sequence ATGGCATTAACCAAAGTGACACTTTCTGAACTTAAGGTTTGTTTACACGCTGAATATATTGGCGATAACAAGCCTTTTAGTTGGATAAGACTTTTTCACCGCGTTTTTTTCTGCCAACGCTCACGTTATCTGTTTTGGTGGCGTGTCGCTCAATTCTTTTATTTCTCTAAAAACCGGTTTCTTAAAAAATTAGGTATTCGTATTGGTGCTAAAAATAATCGTAAATATTGCAACGATATCTCACTAAGAACGCGTATAGGAAAAGGTCTTTCATTACCACATCCCATAGGGATCGTACTGACTAATTACTGTCAGCTAGGAGAGAATGTAACGTTAATGCAAGGTGTGACTATCGGAGTAAAAGAAAAGGATGGCAAAGCGGATATTCGAGTTGGCAATCATGTTTATATTGGTTGTAACTCATCGATTATCGGTGGAGAGATAGAGATTGGTGATAATGCGGTAATTGGTGCTCATGCATTAGTCTTAAAGGATGTGGGAGAAGGGTGTCGGTATATTACAAAAGTCGTTGCTGAAATCAGGCAACCATCAGAGCAATAA
- the trmL gene encoding tRNA (uridine(34)/cytosine(34)/5-carboxymethylaminomethyluridine(34)-2'-O)-methyltransferase TrmL, which produces MLNIVLFEPEIPPNTGNIIRLCANTGFHLHLIQPLGFTWDDKRLRRAGLDYREFADIKQHHDYYAFLESEGLNPDNAQSPTGARVFALTTKGTPAHSNVSYQDGDYLLFGPETRGLPPYVLDNMPTQQKIRVPMLADSRSMNLSNTVAVVVFEAWRQLGYPGALLKD; this is translated from the coding sequence ATGCTCAATATCGTCTTATTTGAACCCGAAATTCCACCGAATACGGGTAATATTATCCGCCTGTGTGCTAACACAGGCTTTCATCTCCATTTGATCCAACCATTGGGTTTTACTTGGGATGATAAACGTCTACGTCGCGCAGGGCTTGATTACCGTGAGTTTGCTGATATTAAACAGCATCACGATTACTATGCTTTTTTAGAAAGTGAAGGTTTAAACCCCGATAATGCACAATCGCCGACAGGTGCCCGTGTATTTGCGTTAACGACAAAAGGCACACCTGCACATAGCAATGTCAGCTATCAAGATGGCGATTATCTCCTGTTTGGGCCTGAAACGCGTGGGTTGCCACCCTATGTATTGGATAATATGCCAACACAGCAGAAAATCAGAGTCCCAATGCTGGCTGATAGCCGTAGTATGAATCTGTCAAATACAGTTGCCGTTGTGGTTTTTGAAGCATGGCGTCAATTAGGTTATCCTGGTGCATTACTAAAAGACTGA